A stretch of the Chloroflexota bacterium genome encodes the following:
- the rsmG gene encoding 16S rRNA (guanine(527)-N(7))-methyltransferase RsmG yields MEKLVQDAEKLGLALSAEQVRQFQLYYEELVEWNKRINLTAITDYDEVQVKHFLDSLTLVSALQDMPWAKGEFALLDVGTGAGMPGIPMKLILPRIRLVLLDSVAKKTAFLKHIVGKLGLEHVEVVTGRAEEVAHQPDYREKFELVVSRALSRLSTTAELTLAFCRQGGFFIAQKKGAIEEELRQAALAIDILGGRVKDVRMVDLELLGGRSLVIVEKVSPTPDRYPRRTGVPAKRPL; encoded by the coding sequence ATGGAGAAGCTTGTCCAGGATGCCGAGAAGTTGGGGCTTGCCCTCTCCGCAGAGCAAGTCCGCCAGTTCCAGCTTTACTACGAAGAGCTGGTGGAGTGGAACAAGAGGATCAACCTGACCGCTATCACCGATTACGACGAGGTGCAGGTCAAACACTTTCTGGATTCCCTCACCCTTGTGTCAGCTTTGCAGGATATGCCCTGGGCGAAAGGGGAGTTCGCTCTTCTGGATGTCGGTACGGGGGCAGGGATGCCAGGCATCCCGATGAAGCTTATCCTCCCCAGGATAAGGCTGGTGCTTCTGGATTCGGTAGCCAAGAAGACGGCTTTCCTGAAGCACATTGTCGGCAAACTGGGTCTGGAGCATGTGGAGGTAGTCACCGGGCGGGCTGAGGAAGTCGCCCATCAGCCGGACTATCGAGAGAAGTTTGAGCTGGTGGTATCGCGCGCGCTGAGCAGGCTCTCCACGACGGCGGAGCTGACCCTGGCCTTCTGCCGCCAGGGCGGCTTTTTCATCGCCCAGAAGAAGGGGGCAATCGAGGAGGAACTGAGGCAGGCCGCCTTAGCGATCGACATCCTCGGCGGCAGGGTGAAAGATGTCAGAATGGTGGATTTGGAGTTGCTGGGGGGGCGCTCCCTGGTCATTGTTGAGAAAGTGTCTCCCACTCCGGATCGCTATCCCCGTCGCACCGGCGTACCGGCAAAACGACCCCTGTAA